A window of the Chaetodon trifascialis isolate fChaTrf1 chromosome 9, fChaTrf1.hap1, whole genome shotgun sequence genome harbors these coding sequences:
- the tsku gene encoding tsukushi, with product MEGTKNIMALLLWFGLSLLALVHSSAVKNCHPGCHCEVESYGLFDSFSLTRVDCRGLGPSATMPVPIPLDTASLDLSSNAMGPLSDTMLAGPGYTTLVSLDLSSNHITKVSPNALSKLRYLETLDLSHNSLESLSPNCFSGLPLAEVDLSHNSFQEFDMDVFTTKVNGKPVSVDLSHNKLVSVSTTLRGRALHIQSLNLSANRLSSVPRLAGLPLRYLNLDSNPITRIKEGAFAQLNDLVSLSISGLSELQEIESHSFKGLQSLQVLDLSNNPKLKTLSPAVFSGLDSLQELNLSSSGVASLPNNMLTHLPSIKSITLGEQIHCWRTQKQGQFHRQLGQVQHNEVLNCNVEGIVL from the exons ATGGAAGGTACCAAA AACATAATGGCGCTCCTCCTGTGGTTTGGCCTATCGCTGCTGGCCTTGGTCCACTCCAGTGCCGTCAAGAACTGCCACCCTGGTTGCCATTGTGAGGTGGAAAGCTATGGCCTGTTCGACAGCTTCAGTCTGACCAGGGTGGATTGCCGCGGGCTGGGACCCAGTGCTACCATGCCCGTCCCCATCCCACTGGACACTGCTTCCTTAGACCTGTCCTCTAACGCCATGGGCCCGCTCAGCGACACCATGTTAGCTGGTCCAGGCTACACCACCCTCGTTAGCTTGGACCTAAGCAGCAACCATATAACAAAG GTAAGCCCCAATGCTTTGTCCAAGCTGCGTTACCTGGAGACTCTGGATCTGAGCCACAACAGCTTGGAGAGCCTCTCCCCGAACTGTTTCTCTGGCCTCCCTCTGGCTGAAGTTGACCTCAGCCACAACAGCTTCCAAGAGTTCGACATGGATGTGTTCACTACTAAAGTTAACGGCAAGCCTGTCAGCGTGGATTTGTCTCATAACAAGCTTGTGTCGGTCTCCACGACTTTGCGTGGGCGAGCACTACACATTCAAAGCTTAAATCTGTCAGCAAATCGGCTGTCGAGTGTACCGAGACTGGCGGGACTTCCGTTAAGGTACCTCAATCTAGATAGTAACCCCATCACCCGAATCAAGGAGGGAGCTTTCGCTCAGTTGAATGATCTGGTTTCCTTATCCATCAGTGGCCTCAGTGAGCTTCAGGAAATCGAGTCGCACAGCTTCAAGGGCCTCCAGAGCCTGCAAGTCCTGGATCTCTCAAACAACCCCAAGCTCAAGACTCTGAGCCCTGCGGTTTTTAGCGGACTAGACTCCTTGCAAGAGCTCAATCTGTCTAGCTCTGGTGTGGCATCCTTGCCAAATAACATGCTGACTCACCTGCCCAGTATTAAGAGTATTACACTGGGAGAACAAATCCACTGCTGGAGGACCCAGAAGCAGGGACAGTTCCACCGGCAGCTGGGTCAGGTCCAACACAACGAGGTGCTGAACTGTAATGTGGAGGGCATTGTGTTGTGA